From the Kitasatospora viridis genome, one window contains:
- a CDS encoding M16 family metallopeptidase — protein MAQASAAHQRPGSTRTLLKGADGAGTVRRTVLPGGLRVVTETLPTVRSATFGIWVGVGSRDETPQLNGATHYLEHLLFKGTARRSALEISAALDAVGGEMNAFTAKENTCYYARVLDTDLPLAIEVVSDMVTGSLIRSEDVEAERGVILEEMAMAEDDPGDVVHDLFAKVIYGGAPLGRPILGTQETVKGLSRDQIAGFYKRRYRPEHLVVAAAGNLDHKAVVRQVAEAFAPVLERSTAVPSEARRGERAVRTAGRMELLNRPTEQAHLVLGGPGLPRHDERRWALGVLNSALGGGMSSRLFQEVREKRGLAYSVYSYSSSYSDSGLFGIYAGCQPGRVEEVLRICREELDRVVAEGITEEELARAIGQISGSTVLGMEDTGSLMNRIGKAELSYGQHLSVDDMLGRIAGVTLDDVRAVARDVLGARRPSLALIGPISAKRAAGLADYLK, from the coding sequence GTGGCCCAGGCCTCGGCTGCGCACCAGCGGCCCGGCAGCACCCGCACCCTGCTGAAGGGCGCGGACGGCGCCGGCACGGTCCGCCGCACCGTTCTCCCCGGCGGCCTGCGGGTCGTCACCGAGACCCTGCCGACGGTCCGTTCGGCGACCTTCGGCATCTGGGTCGGCGTCGGCTCCCGGGACGAGACCCCGCAGCTCAACGGTGCCACCCACTACCTGGAGCACCTGCTCTTCAAGGGCACCGCCCGGCGCTCCGCGCTGGAGATCTCGGCCGCCCTGGACGCGGTCGGCGGCGAGATGAACGCCTTCACCGCGAAGGAGAACACCTGCTACTACGCGCGGGTGCTCGACACCGACCTGCCGCTGGCCATCGAGGTGGTCAGCGACATGGTCACCGGCTCGCTGATCCGCTCCGAGGACGTGGAGGCCGAGCGCGGCGTCATCCTCGAAGAGATGGCGATGGCCGAGGACGACCCGGGCGACGTGGTGCACGACCTGTTCGCCAAGGTGATCTACGGCGGCGCGCCGCTCGGCCGGCCGATCCTCGGCACCCAGGAGACCGTCAAGGGACTGTCCCGGGACCAGATCGCCGGCTTCTACAAGCGCCGCTACCGCCCCGAGCACCTGGTGGTGGCCGCGGCCGGCAACCTCGACCACAAGGCCGTGGTGCGCCAGGTCGCGGAGGCCTTCGCGCCGGTGCTGGAACGCTCCACGGCGGTGCCGTCCGAGGCCCGGCGGGGCGAGCGCGCGGTGCGCACGGCCGGCCGGATGGAACTGCTCAACCGCCCCACCGAGCAGGCCCACCTGGTGCTCGGCGGCCCCGGCCTGCCCCGGCACGACGAGCGGCGCTGGGCGCTGGGGGTGCTCAACTCGGCGCTCGGCGGTGGCATGAGCTCGCGGCTCTTCCAGGAGGTCCGGGAGAAGCGCGGCCTGGCCTACTCGGTCTACTCGTACTCCTCCTCCTACTCCGACAGCGGCCTGTTCGGCATCTACGCCGGCTGCCAGCCCGGCCGGGTCGAGGAGGTGCTGCGGATCTGCCGCGAGGAGCTCGACCGGGTGGTCGCCGAGGGCATCACCGAGGAGGAGCTGGCCCGGGCGATCGGCCAGATCTCCGGCTCCACCGTGCTCGGCATGGAGGACACCGGCTCGCTGATGAACCGGATCGGCAAGGCCGAACTGTCCTACGGCCAGCACCTGTCGGTCGACGACATGCTGGGCCGGATCGCCGGCGTCACCCTGGACGACGTCCGCGCGGTGGCCCGTGATGTGCTGGGCGCGCGGCGGCCCTCGCTCGCGCTGATCGGCCCGATCAGCGCCAAGCGCGCCGCCGGGCTCGCGGACTACCTGAAGTGA
- the dapA gene encoding 4-hydroxy-tetrahydrodipicolinate synthase: MAPTSTQHAPFGRVLTAMVTPFTADGGLDLDGAQRLASHLVDLGNDGLVLNGTTGESPTTSDAEKAQLVRAVVEAVGDRAHVVAGVGTNDTAHSVELARQAEAAGAHGLLVVTPYYSKPPQEGLYRHTVTVADASALPVMLYDIPGRSGVALSHETLVRLGEHPRIVANKDAKGDLGAASWAIARSELAWYSGDDILNLPLLSVGAVGVVSVVGHLVADRLRELIEAFEAGGTKRATEIHQSLLPVYTGMFRTQGLILTKAALELAGRPAGPVRLPLVDATSEEIARLKEDLAAGGVHL, encoded by the coding sequence ATGGCTCCGACCTCCACTCAGCACGCACCCTTCGGCCGGGTCCTGACGGCGATGGTGACCCCGTTCACCGCCGACGGCGGACTCGACCTCGACGGCGCCCAGCGCCTCGCCTCCCACCTGGTCGACCTCGGCAACGACGGCCTGGTGCTGAACGGCACCACCGGCGAGTCGCCGACCACCAGCGACGCCGAGAAGGCGCAGCTGGTCCGCGCCGTGGTCGAGGCGGTCGGGGACCGCGCACACGTGGTGGCCGGAGTCGGCACCAACGACACCGCGCACAGCGTCGAGCTGGCCCGGCAGGCCGAGGCCGCCGGTGCCCACGGCCTGCTGGTGGTCACCCCCTACTACAGCAAGCCCCCGCAGGAGGGCCTGTACCGGCACACCGTCACGGTGGCCGACGCCAGCGCCCTGCCCGTGATGCTCTACGACATCCCCGGCCGCTCCGGGGTCGCGCTGAGCCACGAGACCCTGGTCCGGCTCGGCGAGCACCCGCGGATCGTCGCCAACAAGGACGCCAAGGGCGACCTGGGCGCGGCCTCCTGGGCGATCGCCCGGTCCGAGCTGGCCTGGTACTCGGGCGACGACATCCTCAACCTGCCGCTGCTCTCGGTCGGAGCCGTCGGTGTGGTCAGCGTGGTCGGCCACCTGGTCGCCGACCGGCTGCGCGAGCTGATCGAGGCCTTCGAGGCGGGCGGGACCAAGCGCGCCACCGAGATCCACCAGAGCCTGCTGCCGGTCTACACCGGTATGTTCCGCACCCAGGGCCTGATCCTCACCAAGGCGGCGCTGGAACTGGCCGGCCGCCCCGCCGGACCCGTCCGGCTGCCGCTGGTTGACGCCACGTCCGAGGAGATCGCCCGATTGAAGGAGGATCTCGCCGCCGGCGGGGTACACCTGTAG
- the thyX gene encoding FAD-dependent thymidylate synthase, producing MTNAQGPAPTFRSDVTVELVRSAATDTDVLWAARVSTAGEQSLDAIGQDPEKSKGLINFLMRDRHGTPFEHNSMTFFISAPIFVFREFHRHRTGWSYNEESGRYRELQPVFYVPAEERKLVQVGRPGKYEFLEGTPEQHEAATASMERAYTAAYTEYREMLDAGIAREVARAVLPVGLFSSMYATCNARSLMHFLSLRTKDERGKMPTFPQREIEMVAEQMEQLWAGLMPLTHAAFSEHGRLAP from the coding sequence GTGACCAACGCACAGGGGCCCGCCCCCACGTTCCGCAGCGACGTCACGGTGGAGCTGGTCCGCAGCGCCGCCACCGACACCGACGTGCTCTGGGCGGCCCGGGTGTCCACCGCCGGCGAGCAGTCGCTGGACGCCATCGGGCAGGACCCGGAGAAGTCCAAGGGCCTGATCAACTTCCTGATGCGGGACCGGCACGGCACCCCGTTCGAGCACAACTCGATGACCTTCTTCATCAGTGCGCCGATCTTCGTGTTCCGCGAGTTCCACCGGCACCGCACCGGCTGGTCCTACAACGAGGAGAGCGGCCGCTACCGCGAGCTGCAGCCGGTCTTCTACGTCCCGGCCGAGGAGCGCAAGCTGGTGCAGGTCGGCCGCCCGGGCAAGTACGAGTTCCTTGAGGGCACCCCGGAGCAGCACGAGGCCGCCACCGCCTCGATGGAGCGGGCCTACACCGCCGCCTACACCGAGTACCGGGAGATGCTGGACGCCGGCATCGCCCGCGAGGTGGCCCGGGCGGTCCTCCCGGTCGGCCTGTTCTCCTCGATGTACGCGACCTGCAACGCCCGTTCGCTGATGCACTTCCTCTCGCTGCGCACCAAGGACGAGCGGGGCAAGATGCCGACCTTCCCGCAGCGCGAGATCGAGATGGTCGCGGAGCAGATGGAACAGCTGTGGGCGGGTCTGATGCCGCTCACCCATGCGGCCTTCAGCGAGCACGGCCGGCTCGCACCCTGA
- the dapB gene encoding 4-hydroxy-tetrahydrodipicolinate reductase: protein MTLRVAVIGANGRIGSEAVKAVEAAPDLELVAALGRDSELETLVSSGAQVAVELTHPDSVMRNLEYCTANGIHTVVGTTGWTPERLELLNGWLAAAPGTASGPVGCLIAPNFSIGAVLTMRFAQQAARYFESVEVVELHHRGKADAPSGTAGRTAQLIAAAREAAGLPVQTDPTTHGLPGARGADVDGVPVHSVRLRGLLAHQEVLFGDTGETLTIRHDSLHHSCFMPGILLGVRRVVEAPGLTFGLENFMDL from the coding sequence ATGACCCTGCGCGTAGCCGTGATCGGTGCCAACGGCCGGATCGGCTCGGAGGCCGTCAAGGCCGTCGAGGCCGCTCCGGACCTGGAGCTGGTCGCCGCCCTCGGCCGGGACAGCGAGCTGGAGACCCTGGTCTCCAGCGGCGCCCAGGTGGCGGTCGAACTGACCCACCCGGACTCGGTGATGCGGAACCTGGAGTACTGCACCGCCAACGGCATCCACACCGTGGTCGGCACCACCGGCTGGACCCCGGAGCGGCTGGAGCTGCTGAACGGCTGGCTGGCCGCCGCGCCCGGCACCGCCAGCGGACCGGTCGGCTGCCTGATCGCGCCGAACTTCTCCATCGGCGCCGTGCTCACCATGCGCTTCGCCCAGCAGGCCGCCCGCTACTTCGAGTCCGTCGAGGTGGTCGAGCTGCACCACCGGGGCAAGGCCGACGCGCCCAGCGGCACCGCCGGCCGCACCGCCCAGCTGATCGCCGCCGCCCGGGAGGCGGCCGGCCTGCCCGTGCAGACCGACCCGACCACCCACGGCCTGCCCGGCGCCCGCGGCGCCGACGTGGACGGCGTGCCGGTGCACTCGGTCCGGCTGCGCGGCCTGCTGGCCCACCAGGAGGTGCTGTTCGGCGACACCGGCGAGACCCTGACGATCCGTCACGACTCGCTGCACCACAGCTGCTTCATGCCGGGCATCCTGCTCGGCGTGCGCCGGGTGGTGGAGGCGCCGGGGCTGACCTTCGGGCTCGAGAACTTCATGGACCTGTGA